TAGTATTGTCCACCATACCGAACCAGTAATCTCTCTTGATAGTTGGTTCAGGTGTACATGAAACAATACCATCAGTGGTATAACATACACACTGCATTGTTAGCTTGTTATAAATGTATCCTGATCGACAAGGAATCACTTCTATTACAAGATCCAATGTTATTGTAGTACTCATCAGTTGCAGCTTCAGTGGTGGACCATTTTGTATACCAGTTattacaattcctctgaacatATCATTTATCAGAATCGGATTATTTCCAGTGATATTGTAATTAGTGCAATTCTCAATACACTCAACAAAAAATATTGTTGATTCAGTGGATTCGTTGTTATAACCCACAACCTGTGCTGGTATTTCCATCACTTCACCAAGCATTGTATCATTAACACAATAAGTTGTACAGTTCATATCAATACATCTTGCTGGTTCATTGAGTCTAAGTTTAAATGGTTGAGTGGATAAATCCCTGGTATTGTTAATCTGATCACCACAAAGATTAGATTTGGGAATGTAAAAAACTGAATTTGGATCTAATGCATTCTCTATTGCAGGCAATTCTGGAACCCGATAATATATTACATTACCAGCCAATGAAGCATtattctttaaaaatacatagTTACATAGGTCTGTATTGGTGATGGACTGAGGTGTTATTTCATGGCATAAAAACTTACCATCAATCACTGGACAGCCATCAGCTATTGGTATGGTAGCTTGGTCGCACAGTTGAGCACTCTCTATCTGAAGTAGCCAATTACACTTGATAACATTTGAATTACTTGATAAATCAATATAGATTGCTCCACCACGCACAAATGCATAGTTTTTAGTAAAGTTGAACTGAAAAATGGTAATACCTGGCAGTATATAAGCATCACTCATAAATAGAGCTGCACCGTTATTGTCTACGTTAGATTCAAAAGTTGTGTTACCAGTGCCGACAAGTATAGCATTTGAAATACTAACTGCACCACCACTGTTCCTGGAAAAGTTTGTTGACAGGCCTAACAGTAGAAAAGCAGGTTTGCGGACAATGACTAGATCTTCCATGAGAGATTGTTTTCTGATGCGAACAATGCTAGTACCTCCACTATTTCTTGTAAAACTGCTATTGTAAATAGCAATCAAATAGGGATTGTCTGATGTTAAATGACTGAATAAGATTGTTCCAGAACTTTGGCCAACATTATTTTCAAAATGTGAGTCTTGCAAATATAATTTAAAGCTGGAATAAAATTGCCCATTAATGTAAAGTCCACCTCCTTGACGTTCAAATGTATTATTTAGAAAAGCTAAGTTTGAAATGTTAACAATGATATTATCTTCTGATACCCGAAACACTAACAGACCACCTCTCCTTACAACAGATGTTCCAACATTATTGATTGCTTGAATGTTATGTAGTGAAATACCAAGGTTGGGAGAACGTAATTGCAAAAAAAGCAAAGAACTACCAAAGTTATTACAAAAATTTGAATCCATAAGACCTACAGTACTTGGAGACTGCATATTTAGTTCAAGCAATCCAACTTCATACATCTTATTGTAAACAAAGTCACAGTTTGTCATAAGCAAATCTGCAGGTTCTCCCACTATGATAAGACCAATAACATTTCGTCCATCACTGTTGTTGACAAAACTACAAAATGACATGTTTATAACTGGTGCCAAGGTAGTAGGGGATATTGAATATAACTCTATCATTAATGCTGAGGAATTGACATAGGACCGAACCACACTATTTCTACTGAAATTGATATAATGCAAACCAATACTTGGTGAATTAGTGCTGTTGATATTTATTGCACCACCACTACGACCACGATTATATAGAAAGATAGTATGCTTAATTGCTATGTTGAAAGGAATGGTAAAATTAGAATGAAAAATTTTTACAGCAGAACCATCAGCTATTTCACCAGTTTCATGCTCAACAGTCATTGAGTCAGTATCAACATTTCCAAAGTGACCGTTATTGGCGTAAGTGCAATTGGATATGTGCAGATCAGTTTCAGCACTTGCTTCTTCAATGTATATTCCACCAGTTACACTATAGTTACTTGTAAAGCAACGAATATATTCACTTTGTGCACGAAGGCAAAATACAGTATCATAGTTAGAATTGTTCAGTATCTGTGTGCCAGTAATATTTATCACACCAGCTACCATGTGTAAATACAATGCATGAACTTTAGAATTTTGTAGAATACAATTGGTTATGCATAAATTAGTTATATTAGTAAACGTGAGACCTCCTGTAGAGTCTACAGTTGTAGGATCTGGTCTTTGAGGATCACCACACCCATCCCATGTGATCCcttcaataacaacattactacaGTTATTACAGGATACTCCACCAGTATTGTTACACATTACAATGGTGTTACCCTGTCCTCTTATTGTAA
The Dysidea avara chromosome 7, odDysAvar1.4, whole genome shotgun sequence genome window above contains:
- the LOC136261719 gene encoding uncharacterized protein, which codes for MSQITFAAILVILMIFQMIWENPVNAREITVNVDRNDTEDCLEGNYPCSSLGYVLNHLQSNDCVNITSNSVPLTTIVELHNLNAITIRGQGNTIVMCNNTGGVSCNNCSNVVIEGITWDGCGDPQRPDPTTVDSTGGLTFTNITNLCITNCILQNSKVHALYLHMVAGVINITGTQILNNSNYDTVFCLRAQSEYIRCFTSNYSVTGGIYIEEASAETDLHISNCTYANNGHFGNVDTDSMTVEHETGEIADGSAVKIFHSNFTIPFNIAIKHTIFLYNRGRSGGAININSTNSPSIGLHYINFSRNSVVRSYVNSSALMIELYSISPTTLAPVINMSFCSFVNNSDGRNVIGLIIVGEPADLLMTNCDFVYNKMYEVGLLELNMQSPSTVGLMDSNFCNNFGSSLLFLQLRSPNLGISLHNIQAINNVGTSVVRRGGLLVFRVSEDNIIVNISNLAFLNNTFERQGGGLYINGQFYSSFKLYLQDSHFENNVGQSSGTILFSHLTSDNPYLIAIYNSSFTRNSGGTSIVRIRKQSLMEDLVIVRKPAFLLLGLSTNFSRNSGGAVSISNAILVGTGNTTFESNVDNNGAALFMSDAYILPGITIFQFNFTKNYAFVRGGAIYIDLSSNSNVIKCNWLLQIESAQLCDQATIPIADGCPVIDGKFLCHEITPQSITNTDLCNYVFLKNNASLAGNVIYYRVPELPAIENALDPNSVFYIPKSNLCGDQINNTRDLSTQPFKLRLNEPARCIDMNCTTYCVNDTMLGEVMEIPAQVVGYNNESTESTIFFVECIENCTNYNITGNNPILINDMFRGIVITGIQNGPPLKLQLMSTTITLDLVIEVIPCRSGYIYNKLTMQCVCYTTDGIVSCTPEPTIKRDYWFGMVDNTTTVSRCPYTYCNFRRREVSPGRFVLPSVQNYQCDSHRTGPACGSCDDGYTIPFDSVECINVDDCHPGYTVLVIIGVMAYWVIVIVVAFLMMVWLHHIKYTVGYLYGIVYYYSVVDALLEHVINRSNGLSLLVSIFGGTVFKLYPGFLFRMCFVKGMLAIDQSVIRYAHPTAVLVLIWLLTKLARHSKRFTVLIHKAAIHTICLILILAYVSIVNTSLQLLRYIHFNDVNAVYSWLSPSIEYFTGRHIVYFMIAVLYELVIGVGLPLLLLLEPFVNHKINFTRINLQFTKLNLKPLLDQFQGCYKDKFRWFASIYLISRQLILIITVIDFTNAYITQYLLMIAFVIISLLHYFIQPYKSNMLNKYDGIILHSLLLIVSLQTIAYSNGFTTEAITGITYMLYFFPILVTSLFIVQYIYRTHHIVIANRVMKYNKRSRVLEEVPTTNIHRRIAKEGQGYAHHQESLFGYIEIDHI